A single Triticum dicoccoides isolate Atlit2015 ecotype Zavitan chromosome 2A, WEW_v2.0, whole genome shotgun sequence DNA region contains:
- the LOC119356652 gene encoding lipid phosphate phosphatase 2-like has translation MADIQLSRYTIKSHGAKIARLHMYDWIILVLLAVIDGLLNIIEPFHRFVGKDMMTDLRYPLQGNTVPFWAVPVIGIVLPCAIFGGIYFKKKNFYDLHHGILGILYSVLITAVITDAIKDGVGRPRPDFFWRCFPDGKDLYDNVTTGVLCHGEKSVIKEGHKSFPSGHASWSFAGLGFLTWYLTGKIAVFDRKGHIAKLCIIVLPLLTAALVAVSRVDDYWHHWQDVFAGAIIGLTVASFCYLQFFPYPFDTDGLWPYAYNTLQLAEAGIAANSFSVRPTEETVEEGQGEGGIALRNAVRPTEETVEEGQGRGGVALRDALKYDEN, from the exons ATGGCAGATATACAGTTAAGCCGTTACACTATAAAGTCCCATGGAGCCAAAATTGCAAGACTCCACATGTATGACTGGATAATACTTGTCCTCCTTGCTGTCATAGATGGATTGTTGAATATAATTGAGCCTTTTCACCGTTTCGTTGGGAAGGACATGATGACTGACTTGAGATATCCCTTACAGGGCAATACTGTGCCCTTTTGGGCTGTTCCG GTCATTGGAATTGTCTTACCCTGTGCCATCTTTGGTGGAAtttacttcaagaagaagaatttcTATGATTTGCACCATGGCATTCTGG GTATTCTTTATTCGGTGCTCATAACTGCGGTGATTACTGATGCAATTAAGGATGGAGTTGGCCGACCACGTCCTGATTTCTTCTGGCGCTGTTTCCCAGATGGAAAGGAT CTTTATGATAATGTTACTACTGGCGTTCTGTGCCATGGGGAGAAGAGTGTCATCAAGGAAGGTCACAAGAGCTTCCCAAGTGGACACGCATCAT GGTCTTTCGCCGGCCTGGGCTTCCTCACGTGGTACTTAACTGGGAAAATCGCAGTTTTTGATCGTAAAGGCCATATCGCAAAGCTGTGCATCATTGTTCTGCCTCTACTTACTGCTGCGCTCGTTGCCgtttctcgagtggatgactactGGCACCACTGGCAAGATGTGTTTGCTGGAGCTATCATAG GTCTCACAGTGGCCTCGTTCTGTTACCTGCAATTTTTCCCATATCCTTTCGACACAGACG GATTGTGGCCTTACGCGTACAACACCCTCCAGCTAGCCGAGGCGGGCATTGCAGCAAACTCCTTCAGCGTGCGGCCGACAGAGGAGACGGTGGAAGAAGGGCAAGGTGAGGGTGGGATCGCCCTGAGAAACGCCGTGCGGCCCACGGAGGAGACGGTAGAAGAAGGGCAAGGCCGGGGCGGGGTCGCCCTGAGAGACGCCCTAAAATATGATGAAAACTAG